A region from the Pogoniulus pusillus isolate bPogPus1 chromosome 43, bPogPus1.pri, whole genome shotgun sequence genome encodes:
- the SHC1 gene encoding SHC-transforming protein 1 isoform X5: protein MNKLSCGKKTRVEGGQLGGDEWTRHGSFVNKPTRGWLHPDEKVMGPGVSYHVRYMGCVEVLQSMRALDFNTRTQVTREAIGLVCEAVPGAKGAVRRRKPCGRSLNSILGKSNLKFAGMPITLTISTSSLNLMASDCMQIIANHHMQSISFASGGDPDTAEYVAYVAKDPVNQRACHILECPEGLAQDVISTIGQAFELRFKQYLKNPPKLVTPHDRMAGFDGSAWDEEEEEPAPDHQYYNDFPGKEPPIGGVVDMRLRDGAAQTPNHLGATLPVGQPSGGDYESRKQHSAPQAGREKCPAPAGTAGRTDLFDDPSYVNVQNMDKARLASAAGTPATANGSTQRDLFDMKPFEDALRVPPSVPAGLPPTQVLASMEEQLRREPWYHGKMSRKEAEKLLKVNGDFLVRESTTTPGQYVLTGLQGGQPKHLLLVDPEGVVRTKDHRFESVSHLISYHMDNHLPIISAGSEMCLQQPVERRL, encoded by the exons ATGAACAAGCTGAGCTGCGGGAAGAAGACGCGGGTGGAAGGTGGCCAGCTGGGGGGGGACGAATGGACCCGGCACGGCAGCTTTGTCAATAAGCCCACCCGCGGCTGGCTGCACCCCGATGAGAAGGTGATGGGCCCTGGGGTCTCCTACCATGTCCGG tacATGGGCTGCGTGGAAGTTCTCCAGTCCATGAGGGCTCTGGATTTCAACACCAGGACACAGGTGACCAG ggAGGCCATTGGGCTGGTGTGTGAGGCTGTGCCCGGTGCCAAGGGAGCCGTACGAAGGaggaag ccctgtggcCGCTCCCTGAACTCCATCCTGGGCAAGAGTAACCTGAAGTTTGCTGGCATGCCAATCACCCTCACCATCTCCACCAGCAGCCTCAACCTCATGGCTTCTGACTGCATGCAG ATCATTGCCAACCACCACATGCAGTCCATCTCCTTTGCTTCTGGGGGAGACCCG GACACAGCTGAGTATGTTGCCTACGTTGCCAAAGACCCTGTCAACCAGAGAg cctgccatATCCTGGAATGCCCTGAGGGCCTggcacaggatgtgatcagtACCATCGGGCAGGCCTTTGAGCTGAGGTTCAAGCAGTACCTGAAGAACCCCCCCAAGCTGGTGACACCCCACGACAG GATGGCAGGGTTTGATGGCTCTGCCTgggatgaggaagaggaggaaccaGCCCCGGATCACCAATACTACAATGACTTCCCTGGCAAGGAACCTCCTATCGGGGGGGTCGTGGACATGCGGCTGCGAGATGgagctgctcagacccccaaTCACTTGGGAGCTACACTG CCTGTCGGCCAGCCCAGCGGTGGGGACTACGAGTCCAGGAAGCAGCACTCTGCCCCCCAAG cagggagagagaagtgcCCAGCTCCGGCGGGCACGGCCGGGCGCACAGACCTGTTCGATGACCCATCCTATGTCAACGTGCAGAACATGGACAAGGCTCGGCTGGCATCAGCTGCTGgcacccctgccacagccaacGGCAGCACCCAGAGAGACCTCTTTGACATGA agccctttGAAGATGCCCTGCGTGTGCCCCCGTCTGTGCCCGCCGGGCTGCCTCCTACCCAGGTGCTGGCCTccatggaggagcagctgaggcggGAGCCTTGGTACCACGGCAAGATGAGCCGCAAGGAGGCCgagaagctgctgaaggtgaACGGAGACTTCCTGGTGCGGGAGAGCACAACCACCCCGGGCCAGTACGTGCTGACAGgcctgcagggtgggcagcCCAAGCACCTGCTGCTCGTGGACCCTGAGGGAGTG GTACGGACGAAAGACCACCGCTTTGAGAGCGTCAGCCACCTCATCAGCTACCACATGGACAATCACCTGCCCATCATCTCGGCTGGCAGCGAgatgtgcctgcagcagccggTGGAGAGGAGACTCTGA
- the SHC1 gene encoding SHC-transforming protein 1 isoform X3 has translation MEYVDMNKLSCGKKTRVEGGQLGGDEWTRHGSFVNKPTRGWLHPDEKVMGPGVSYHVRYMGCVEVLQSMRALDFNTRTQVTREAIGLVCEAVPGAKGAVRRRKPCGRSLNSILGKSNLKFAGMPITLTISTSSLNLMASDCMQIIANHHMQSISFASGGDPDTAEYVAYVAKDPVNQRACHILECPEGLAQDVISTIGQAFELRFKQYLKNPPKLVTPHDRMAGFDGSAWDEEEEEPAPDHQYYNDFPGKEPPIGGVVDMRLRDGAAQTPNHLGATLPVGQPSGGDYESRKQHSAPQGREKCPAPAGTAGRTDLFDDPSYVNVQNMDKARLASAAGTPATANGSTQRDLFDMKPFEDALRVPPSVPAGLPPTQVLASMEEQLRREPWYHGKMSRKEAEKLLKVNGDFLVRESTTTPGQYVLTGLQGGQPKHLLLVDPEGVVRTKDHRFESVSHLISYHMDNHLPIISAGSEMCLQQPVERRL, from the exons ATGGAGTACGTG GATATGAACAAGCTGAGCTGCGGGAAGAAGACGCGGGTGGAAGGTGGCCAGCTGGGGGGGGACGAATGGACCCGGCACGGCAGCTTTGTCAATAAGCCCACCCGCGGCTGGCTGCACCCCGATGAGAAGGTGATGGGCCCTGGGGTCTCCTACCATGTCCGG tacATGGGCTGCGTGGAAGTTCTCCAGTCCATGAGGGCTCTGGATTTCAACACCAGGACACAGGTGACCAG ggAGGCCATTGGGCTGGTGTGTGAGGCTGTGCCCGGTGCCAAGGGAGCCGTACGAAGGaggaag ccctgtggcCGCTCCCTGAACTCCATCCTGGGCAAGAGTAACCTGAAGTTTGCTGGCATGCCAATCACCCTCACCATCTCCACCAGCAGCCTCAACCTCATGGCTTCTGACTGCATGCAG ATCATTGCCAACCACCACATGCAGTCCATCTCCTTTGCTTCTGGGGGAGACCCG GACACAGCTGAGTATGTTGCCTACGTTGCCAAAGACCCTGTCAACCAGAGAg cctgccatATCCTGGAATGCCCTGAGGGCCTggcacaggatgtgatcagtACCATCGGGCAGGCCTTTGAGCTGAGGTTCAAGCAGTACCTGAAGAACCCCCCCAAGCTGGTGACACCCCACGACAG GATGGCAGGGTTTGATGGCTCTGCCTgggatgaggaagaggaggaaccaGCCCCGGATCACCAATACTACAATGACTTCCCTGGCAAGGAACCTCCTATCGGGGGGGTCGTGGACATGCGGCTGCGAGATGgagctgctcagacccccaaTCACTTGGGAGCTACACTG CCTGTCGGCCAGCCCAGCGGTGGGGACTACGAGTCCAGGAAGCAGCACTCTGCCCCCCAAG ggagagagaagtgcCCAGCTCCGGCGGGCACGGCCGGGCGCACAGACCTGTTCGATGACCCATCCTATGTCAACGTGCAGAACATGGACAAGGCTCGGCTGGCATCAGCTGCTGgcacccctgccacagccaacGGCAGCACCCAGAGAGACCTCTTTGACATGA agccctttGAAGATGCCCTGCGTGTGCCCCCGTCTGTGCCCGCCGGGCTGCCTCCTACCCAGGTGCTGGCCTccatggaggagcagctgaggcggGAGCCTTGGTACCACGGCAAGATGAGCCGCAAGGAGGCCgagaagctgctgaaggtgaACGGAGACTTCCTGGTGCGGGAGAGCACAACCACCCCGGGCCAGTACGTGCTGACAGgcctgcagggtgggcagcCCAAGCACCTGCTGCTCGTGGACCCTGAGGGAGTG GTACGGACGAAAGACCACCGCTTTGAGAGCGTCAGCCACCTCATCAGCTACCACATGGACAATCACCTGCCCATCATCTCGGCTGGCAGCGAgatgtgcctgcagcagccggTGGAGAGGAGACTCTGA
- the SHC1 gene encoding SHC-transforming protein 1 isoform X2, producing MDLLQKSKYSHLRNESVSSLEEATGGLGVLTSPVESLSGTRSLPASLSSSSSLCPAASLGELSPESEDSPTTLCSFFPKMANLKLSNPANLLSLRGSSAGGSPGEHSSAGTVTPALAPGGAAGPASSGPVPVCPQDMNKLSCGKKTRVEGGQLGGDEWTRHGSFVNKPTRGWLHPDEKVMGPGVSYHVRYMGCVEVLQSMRALDFNTRTQVTREAIGLVCEAVPGAKGAVRRRKPCGRSLNSILGKSNLKFAGMPITLTISTSSLNLMASDCMQIIANHHMQSISFASGGDPDTAEYVAYVAKDPVNQRACHILECPEGLAQDVISTIGQAFELRFKQYLKNPPKLVTPHDRMAGFDGSAWDEEEEEPAPDHQYYNDFPGKEPPIGGVVDMRLRDGAAQTPNHLGATLPVGQPSGGDYESRKQHSAPQGREKCPAPAGTAGRTDLFDDPSYVNVQNMDKARLASAAGTPATANGSTQRDLFDMKPFEDALRVPPSVPAGLPPTQVLASMEEQLRREPWYHGKMSRKEAEKLLKVNGDFLVRESTTTPGQYVLTGLQGGQPKHLLLVDPEGVVRTKDHRFESVSHLISYHMDNHLPIISAGSEMCLQQPVERRL from the exons ATggatctgctgcagaagagcaaaTACAGCCACCTGCGGAACGAGtctgtctcctctctggaggaGGCTACGGGAGGCCTGGGGGTCCTCACCTCCCCGGTGGAGTCTCTCTCGGGCACtcgctctctgcctgcctccctgtCCTCCTCGTCCTCTCTCTGCCCCGCGGCGTCTCTCGGGGAGCTGTCTCCCGAGTCAGAGGACAGTCCCACCACCCTCTGCTCCTTCTTCCCCAAAATGGCCAACTTGAAGCTCTCCAACCCTGCCAACCTGCTCAGTCTGCGAGGCTCTTCGGCCGGCGGCAGCCCCggggagcacagctctgccggGACGGTGACACCGGCGCTGGcaccaggaggagctgctggcccaGCCTCATCGGGACCTGTCCCTGTCTGTCCCCAGGATATGAACAAGCTGAGCTGCGGGAAGAAGACGCGGGTGGAAGGTGGCCAGCTGGGGGGGGACGAATGGACCCGGCACGGCAGCTTTGTCAATAAGCCCACCCGCGGCTGGCTGCACCCCGATGAGAAGGTGATGGGCCCTGGGGTCTCCTACCATGTCCGG tacATGGGCTGCGTGGAAGTTCTCCAGTCCATGAGGGCTCTGGATTTCAACACCAGGACACAGGTGACCAG ggAGGCCATTGGGCTGGTGTGTGAGGCTGTGCCCGGTGCCAAGGGAGCCGTACGAAGGaggaag ccctgtggcCGCTCCCTGAACTCCATCCTGGGCAAGAGTAACCTGAAGTTTGCTGGCATGCCAATCACCCTCACCATCTCCACCAGCAGCCTCAACCTCATGGCTTCTGACTGCATGCAG ATCATTGCCAACCACCACATGCAGTCCATCTCCTTTGCTTCTGGGGGAGACCCG GACACAGCTGAGTATGTTGCCTACGTTGCCAAAGACCCTGTCAACCAGAGAg cctgccatATCCTGGAATGCCCTGAGGGCCTggcacaggatgtgatcagtACCATCGGGCAGGCCTTTGAGCTGAGGTTCAAGCAGTACCTGAAGAACCCCCCCAAGCTGGTGACACCCCACGACAG GATGGCAGGGTTTGATGGCTCTGCCTgggatgaggaagaggaggaaccaGCCCCGGATCACCAATACTACAATGACTTCCCTGGCAAGGAACCTCCTATCGGGGGGGTCGTGGACATGCGGCTGCGAGATGgagctgctcagacccccaaTCACTTGGGAGCTACACTG CCTGTCGGCCAGCCCAGCGGTGGGGACTACGAGTCCAGGAAGCAGCACTCTGCCCCCCAAG ggagagagaagtgcCCAGCTCCGGCGGGCACGGCCGGGCGCACAGACCTGTTCGATGACCCATCCTATGTCAACGTGCAGAACATGGACAAGGCTCGGCTGGCATCAGCTGCTGgcacccctgccacagccaacGGCAGCACCCAGAGAGACCTCTTTGACATGA agccctttGAAGATGCCCTGCGTGTGCCCCCGTCTGTGCCCGCCGGGCTGCCTCCTACCCAGGTGCTGGCCTccatggaggagcagctgaggcggGAGCCTTGGTACCACGGCAAGATGAGCCGCAAGGAGGCCgagaagctgctgaaggtgaACGGAGACTTCCTGGTGCGGGAGAGCACAACCACCCCGGGCCAGTACGTGCTGACAGgcctgcagggtgggcagcCCAAGCACCTGCTGCTCGTGGACCCTGAGGGAGTG GTACGGACGAAAGACCACCGCTTTGAGAGCGTCAGCCACCTCATCAGCTACCACATGGACAATCACCTGCCCATCATCTCGGCTGGCAGCGAgatgtgcctgcagcagccggTGGAGAGGAGACTCTGA
- the SHC1 gene encoding SHC-transforming protein 1 isoform X1, translated as MDLLQKSKYSHLRNESVSSLEEATGGLGVLTSPVESLSGTRSLPASLSSSSSLCPAASLGELSPESEDSPTTLCSFFPKMANLKLSNPANLLSLRGSSAGGSPGEHSSAGTVTPALAPGGAAGPASSGPVPVCPQDMNKLSCGKKTRVEGGQLGGDEWTRHGSFVNKPTRGWLHPDEKVMGPGVSYHVRYMGCVEVLQSMRALDFNTRTQVTREAIGLVCEAVPGAKGAVRRRKPCGRSLNSILGKSNLKFAGMPITLTISTSSLNLMASDCMQIIANHHMQSISFASGGDPDTAEYVAYVAKDPVNQRACHILECPEGLAQDVISTIGQAFELRFKQYLKNPPKLVTPHDRMAGFDGSAWDEEEEEPAPDHQYYNDFPGKEPPIGGVVDMRLRDGAAQTPNHLGATLPVGQPSGGDYESRKQHSAPQAGREKCPAPAGTAGRTDLFDDPSYVNVQNMDKARLASAAGTPATANGSTQRDLFDMKPFEDALRVPPSVPAGLPPTQVLASMEEQLRREPWYHGKMSRKEAEKLLKVNGDFLVRESTTTPGQYVLTGLQGGQPKHLLLVDPEGVVRTKDHRFESVSHLISYHMDNHLPIISAGSEMCLQQPVERRL; from the exons ATggatctgctgcagaagagcaaaTACAGCCACCTGCGGAACGAGtctgtctcctctctggaggaGGCTACGGGAGGCCTGGGGGTCCTCACCTCCCCGGTGGAGTCTCTCTCGGGCACtcgctctctgcctgcctccctgtCCTCCTCGTCCTCTCTCTGCCCCGCGGCGTCTCTCGGGGAGCTGTCTCCCGAGTCAGAGGACAGTCCCACCACCCTCTGCTCCTTCTTCCCCAAAATGGCCAACTTGAAGCTCTCCAACCCTGCCAACCTGCTCAGTCTGCGAGGCTCTTCGGCCGGCGGCAGCCCCggggagcacagctctgccggGACGGTGACACCGGCGCTGGcaccaggaggagctgctggcccaGCCTCATCGGGACCTGTCCCTGTCTGTCCCCAGGATATGAACAAGCTGAGCTGCGGGAAGAAGACGCGGGTGGAAGGTGGCCAGCTGGGGGGGGACGAATGGACCCGGCACGGCAGCTTTGTCAATAAGCCCACCCGCGGCTGGCTGCACCCCGATGAGAAGGTGATGGGCCCTGGGGTCTCCTACCATGTCCGG tacATGGGCTGCGTGGAAGTTCTCCAGTCCATGAGGGCTCTGGATTTCAACACCAGGACACAGGTGACCAG ggAGGCCATTGGGCTGGTGTGTGAGGCTGTGCCCGGTGCCAAGGGAGCCGTACGAAGGaggaag ccctgtggcCGCTCCCTGAACTCCATCCTGGGCAAGAGTAACCTGAAGTTTGCTGGCATGCCAATCACCCTCACCATCTCCACCAGCAGCCTCAACCTCATGGCTTCTGACTGCATGCAG ATCATTGCCAACCACCACATGCAGTCCATCTCCTTTGCTTCTGGGGGAGACCCG GACACAGCTGAGTATGTTGCCTACGTTGCCAAAGACCCTGTCAACCAGAGAg cctgccatATCCTGGAATGCCCTGAGGGCCTggcacaggatgtgatcagtACCATCGGGCAGGCCTTTGAGCTGAGGTTCAAGCAGTACCTGAAGAACCCCCCCAAGCTGGTGACACCCCACGACAG GATGGCAGGGTTTGATGGCTCTGCCTgggatgaggaagaggaggaaccaGCCCCGGATCACCAATACTACAATGACTTCCCTGGCAAGGAACCTCCTATCGGGGGGGTCGTGGACATGCGGCTGCGAGATGgagctgctcagacccccaaTCACTTGGGAGCTACACTG CCTGTCGGCCAGCCCAGCGGTGGGGACTACGAGTCCAGGAAGCAGCACTCTGCCCCCCAAG cagggagagagaagtgcCCAGCTCCGGCGGGCACGGCCGGGCGCACAGACCTGTTCGATGACCCATCCTATGTCAACGTGCAGAACATGGACAAGGCTCGGCTGGCATCAGCTGCTGgcacccctgccacagccaacGGCAGCACCCAGAGAGACCTCTTTGACATGA agccctttGAAGATGCCCTGCGTGTGCCCCCGTCTGTGCCCGCCGGGCTGCCTCCTACCCAGGTGCTGGCCTccatggaggagcagctgaggcggGAGCCTTGGTACCACGGCAAGATGAGCCGCAAGGAGGCCgagaagctgctgaaggtgaACGGAGACTTCCTGGTGCGGGAGAGCACAACCACCCCGGGCCAGTACGTGCTGACAGgcctgcagggtgggcagcCCAAGCACCTGCTGCTCGTGGACCCTGAGGGAGTG GTACGGACGAAAGACCACCGCTTTGAGAGCGTCAGCCACCTCATCAGCTACCACATGGACAATCACCTGCCCATCATCTCGGCTGGCAGCGAgatgtgcctgcagcagccggTGGAGAGGAGACTCTGA
- the SHC1 gene encoding SHC-transforming protein 1 isoform X4, which produces MEYVDMNKLSCGKKTRVEGGQLGGDEWTRHGSFVNKPTRGWLHPDEKVMGPGVSYHVRYMGCVEVLQSMRALDFNTRTQVTREAIGLVCEAVPGAKGAVRRRKPCGRSLNSILGKSNLKFAGMPITLTISTSSLNLMASDCMQIIANHHMQSISFASGGDPDTAEYVAYVAKDPVNQRACHILECPEGLAQDVISTIGQAFELRFKQYLKNPPKLVTPHDRMAGFDGSAWDEEEEEPAPDHQYYNDFPGKEPPIGGVVDMRLRDGAAQTPNHLGATLPVGQPSGGDYESRKQHSAPQAGREKCPAPAGTAGRTDLFDDPSYVNVQNMDKARLASAAGTPATANGSTQRDLFDMKPFEDALRVPPSVPAGLPPTQVLASMEEQLRREPWYHGKMSRKEAEKLLKVNGDFLVRESTTTPGQYVLTGLQGGQPKHLLLVDPEGVVRTKDHRFESVSHLISYHMDNHLPIISAGSEMCLQQPVERRL; this is translated from the exons ATGGAGTACGTG GATATGAACAAGCTGAGCTGCGGGAAGAAGACGCGGGTGGAAGGTGGCCAGCTGGGGGGGGACGAATGGACCCGGCACGGCAGCTTTGTCAATAAGCCCACCCGCGGCTGGCTGCACCCCGATGAGAAGGTGATGGGCCCTGGGGTCTCCTACCATGTCCGG tacATGGGCTGCGTGGAAGTTCTCCAGTCCATGAGGGCTCTGGATTTCAACACCAGGACACAGGTGACCAG ggAGGCCATTGGGCTGGTGTGTGAGGCTGTGCCCGGTGCCAAGGGAGCCGTACGAAGGaggaag ccctgtggcCGCTCCCTGAACTCCATCCTGGGCAAGAGTAACCTGAAGTTTGCTGGCATGCCAATCACCCTCACCATCTCCACCAGCAGCCTCAACCTCATGGCTTCTGACTGCATGCAG ATCATTGCCAACCACCACATGCAGTCCATCTCCTTTGCTTCTGGGGGAGACCCG GACACAGCTGAGTATGTTGCCTACGTTGCCAAAGACCCTGTCAACCAGAGAg cctgccatATCCTGGAATGCCCTGAGGGCCTggcacaggatgtgatcagtACCATCGGGCAGGCCTTTGAGCTGAGGTTCAAGCAGTACCTGAAGAACCCCCCCAAGCTGGTGACACCCCACGACAG GATGGCAGGGTTTGATGGCTCTGCCTgggatgaggaagaggaggaaccaGCCCCGGATCACCAATACTACAATGACTTCCCTGGCAAGGAACCTCCTATCGGGGGGGTCGTGGACATGCGGCTGCGAGATGgagctgctcagacccccaaTCACTTGGGAGCTACACTG CCTGTCGGCCAGCCCAGCGGTGGGGACTACGAGTCCAGGAAGCAGCACTCTGCCCCCCAAG cagggagagagaagtgcCCAGCTCCGGCGGGCACGGCCGGGCGCACAGACCTGTTCGATGACCCATCCTATGTCAACGTGCAGAACATGGACAAGGCTCGGCTGGCATCAGCTGCTGgcacccctgccacagccaacGGCAGCACCCAGAGAGACCTCTTTGACATGA agccctttGAAGATGCCCTGCGTGTGCCCCCGTCTGTGCCCGCCGGGCTGCCTCCTACCCAGGTGCTGGCCTccatggaggagcagctgaggcggGAGCCTTGGTACCACGGCAAGATGAGCCGCAAGGAGGCCgagaagctgctgaaggtgaACGGAGACTTCCTGGTGCGGGAGAGCACAACCACCCCGGGCCAGTACGTGCTGACAGgcctgcagggtgggcagcCCAAGCACCTGCTGCTCGTGGACCCTGAGGGAGTG GTACGGACGAAAGACCACCGCTTTGAGAGCGTCAGCCACCTCATCAGCTACCACATGGACAATCACCTGCCCATCATCTCGGCTGGCAGCGAgatgtgcctgcagcagccggTGGAGAGGAGACTCTGA
- the CKS1B gene encoding cyclin-dependent kinases regulatory subunit 1, which produces MAHKQIYYSDKYDDEEFEYRHVMLPKDIAKLVPKTHLLSESEWRNLGVQQSQGWVHYMIHEPEPHILLFRRPLPKKLEK; this is translated from the exons ATGGCGCACAAGCAGATCTACTACTCCGACAAGTACGACGACGAGGAGTTCGAGTACCG GCACGTGATGCTGCCCAAGGACATCGCCAAGCTGGTGCCCAAGACCCATCTGCTGTCGGAGTCGGAGTGGCGGAACCTGGgggtgcagcagagccagggctgggtgcactACATGATCCACGAGCCAG AGCCTCACATCCTGCTCTTCCGTCGGCCGCTGCCTaagaagctggagaagtga